One genomic window of Pseudoxanthomonas sp. includes the following:
- the mreC gene encoding rod shape-determining protein MreC — MPSYAGPPVAPRPGEIASSLRLLAYLALGIALVILDHRGGWLSQARQRAGLAAQPLWWVAGLPGRLGTRVKDDAATLTQLTAENRRLRDDLLVSNARLTRLSAAVADNAQLRALLGAAGNRGLDVQLAAVLNIDLDPTRQRLVLDAGGRDGVYVGQPVIDAGGLLGQIVQVMPTYSIVLLLTDPDHAVPVMVQRNGVRLLAYGNGRSDQLQLVNVPLNADIKDGDVVVTSGLGGRFPAGFPVGTVTDLHADDSRTFLIGELTPAAHLDRGRNVLLLRASAVAPSLPGTAGAAAPVGQLPGVPAGVPTTEPVTPPKPTFNGTPATTAPAAKQAPGATGAGVDKAVDPARGNAAVAPPAKPVTPSSTATPPDAEPAR; from the coding sequence GTGCCTTCCTACGCCGGCCCTCCCGTTGCGCCCCGTCCCGGCGAGATCGCCAGCTCCCTGCGGCTGCTGGCGTACCTGGCGCTGGGCATTGCGCTGGTGATCCTGGATCACCGCGGTGGCTGGCTGAGCCAGGCCAGGCAGCGCGCCGGGCTGGCGGCGCAGCCGTTGTGGTGGGTGGCCGGGCTGCCGGGCCGGCTGGGCACGCGGGTCAAGGACGATGCAGCCACGCTGACCCAGCTCACGGCTGAAAACCGCCGGCTGCGCGATGACCTGCTGGTCTCCAACGCCCGCCTGACCCGCCTGAGTGCGGCCGTGGCCGACAACGCCCAGCTGCGCGCGCTGCTGGGCGCGGCCGGCAATCGCGGCCTGGACGTGCAGCTGGCCGCGGTCCTGAACATCGACCTGGACCCCACCCGCCAGCGCCTGGTGCTCGATGCCGGTGGTCGCGATGGCGTGTATGTCGGCCAGCCCGTGATCGATGCCGGCGGCCTGCTCGGCCAGATCGTGCAGGTGATGCCGACCTATTCCATCGTGCTGCTGCTGACCGACCCGGACCATGCGGTGCCGGTCATGGTCCAGCGCAACGGCGTGCGCCTGCTGGCTTACGGCAATGGCCGCAGCGACCAGCTGCAGCTGGTCAACGTGCCGCTGAACGCGGACATCAAGGACGGCGATGTGGTGGTGACCTCGGGCCTGGGTGGGCGTTTCCCGGCCGGGTTCCCGGTCGGGACGGTGACCGATCTCCATGCCGATGACAGCCGCACCTTCCTGATCGGCGAGCTGACCCCGGCTGCGCACCTGGACCGTGGCCGCAACGTGCTGCTGCTGCGGGCCTCGGCGGTCGCCCCGTCGCTGCCCGGCACGGCGGGCGCGGCCGCACCGGTAGGCCAATTGCCTGGCGTCCCGGCTGGCGTGCCGACGACCGAGCCTGTGACGCCGCCGAAACCCACGTTCAATGGCACGCCGGCCACAACGGCGCCTGCTGCTAAGCAGGCCCCGGGCGCGACCGGCGCCGGGGTGGACAAGGCTGTCGATCCGGCACGCGGCAACGCTGCCGTGGCGCCGCCGGCGAAGCCGGTCACGCCGTCTTCCACGGCCACGCCGCCCGACGCGGAGCCGGCGCGATGA
- the mreD gene encoding rod shape-determining protein MreD, whose translation MSRTRNGWVLPASVLLALLLALLPLPLMLQPLRPYWLALVLAYWVIEEPERVGLGFVFIIGLVADISFGGLLGEQALRLVVMAFILQRFRARMRFFPVSQQALAIGGLLLNDRIVASAIHFAIGEPVLPWAYWWAPLLGMLLWPPLFVLLDALRLGRRN comes from the coding sequence ATGAGCCGGACCCGTAACGGCTGGGTGCTGCCGGCCAGTGTGCTGCTGGCGCTGCTGCTGGCGCTGCTGCCGCTGCCATTGATGCTGCAGCCACTGCGCCCTTACTGGCTGGCGCTGGTGCTGGCGTACTGGGTGATCGAAGAACCCGAGCGCGTCGGCCTGGGGTTCGTCTTCATCATCGGGCTGGTCGCCGACATCAGCTTTGGTGGGCTGCTGGGTGAACAGGCGCTGCGGCTGGTGGTGATGGCCTTCATCCTGCAGCGCTTCCGCGCGCGGATGCGGTTTTTCCCGGTGTCCCAGCAGGCATTGGCCATCGGCGGCCTGCTGTTGAACGACCGCATCGTCGCCAGCGCGATCCATTTCGCCATCGGCGAGCCGGTGCTGCCGTGGGCCTACTGGTGGGCGCCGCTGCTGGGCATGCTGTTGTGGCCGCCGTTGTTCGTGCTGCTGGACGCGCTGCGTCTGGGCCGGCGCAACTGA
- the rodA gene encoding rod shape-determining protein RodA, translated as MTELIRYLGDLAWRFLRSLDWVLCLALLGVMCFGLAVMKSAGGATGGTHLVIAQGLRFVIGLGAMWALSRVSLPRLRAWTPLTYALSMLPLLAVFVLGTGKYGRQWLDLKIFYLQPAELLKISMPMMVAWYLYRVPLPPRISSVLVAAVIIGIPTGLIMLQPDFGTGVLIAASGAFALLLAGLPWWWVGIGVAGVASAAPVAWFFLLRPYQKDRIMMFLNPENDALGAGWNIIQSKIAIGSGGLTGKGWGLGSQSHLNFIPEQTTDFAFSVLSEEFGWIGVATVLTLYLVIVGRCLWIAMEARDTYSRVLAGSLGLAFFVYVLVNGGMISGLLPVVGVPMPLMSYGGTSAVSLLAGLGLVMAVRSHRPVNR; from the coding sequence ATGACCGAGTTGATCCGCTATCTGGGCGACCTGGCCTGGCGCTTCCTGCGCAGCCTGGACTGGGTGCTGTGCCTGGCCTTGCTGGGCGTGATGTGTTTCGGCCTGGCGGTGATGAAGAGCGCGGGCGGTGCCACCGGCGGTACCCATCTGGTGATCGCCCAGGGCCTGCGTTTCGTCATCGGCCTGGGTGCGATGTGGGCGTTGTCGCGGGTGTCGCTGCCGCGCCTGCGCGCCTGGACCCCGCTGACCTATGCCTTGTCGATGCTGCCGCTACTGGCGGTGTTCGTGCTGGGTACCGGCAAGTACGGTCGCCAGTGGCTGGACCTGAAAATCTTCTACCTGCAGCCGGCCGAGTTGCTGAAGATCAGCATGCCGATGATGGTGGCCTGGTATCTGTACCGCGTACCGCTGCCGCCCCGGATTTCATCGGTGCTGGTAGCGGCGGTGATCATCGGCATTCCGACCGGGCTGATCATGCTGCAGCCGGACTTCGGCACCGGCGTGCTGATCGCGGCGTCTGGTGCATTCGCATTGCTGCTGGCCGGCCTGCCGTGGTGGTGGGTGGGCATCGGCGTGGCCGGCGTGGCCAGCGCGGCGCCGGTGGCGTGGTTCTTCCTGCTGCGGCCCTACCAGAAGGACCGCATCATGATGTTCCTCAACCCCGAGAACGACGCACTGGGCGCGGGCTGGAACATCATCCAGTCCAAGATCGCGATCGGCTCCGGCGGCCTGACCGGCAAGGGCTGGGGGTTGGGCAGCCAGTCGCACCTGAACTTCATTCCCGAGCAGACCACCGACTTCGCGTTCTCGGTGCTGAGCGAGGAGTTCGGCTGGATTGGCGTGGCCACGGTGCTGACGCTGTACCTGGTGATCGTCGGGCGCTGCCTGTGGATCGCGATGGAGGCGCGCGACACCTATTCGCGCGTGCTGGCGGGTTCGCTGGGACTGGCGTTCTTCGTCTACGTGCTGGTCAACGGCGGCATGATTTCCGGGCTGCTGCCGGTGGTGGGCGTGCCGATGCCGCTGATGAGTTACGGTGGCACCTCGGCGGTGTCACTGCTGGCCGGGCTGGGGCTGGTGATGGCGGTGCGTTCGCACCGGCCGGTGAACCGCTGA
- the mltB gene encoding lytic murein transglycosylase B yields MIRRALACLLTLGLVACATQPKPSTPLEQTAQQPASTRPPLPVPGSKPAETAVEQRADARLLDLTPVPFEVSRANFIRDTATRFNLDPAWIEATLARANWREDTLKLMSKPAERTIGWNEYRPRFITDARIGAGQKFLATHRAELTRVQERTGVPAEIIVAILGVETSYGGYTGKTPVIDALYTLAFRYPRTGDPARAQYEARRELFFRDELAQLFALSKEQNLDLTTLTGSYAGAMGLGQFMPSSYRDFGVDGDGDGRINLLTDFDDIFSSVANYFVKKGGAYGWERGGPVAVQATLAPGREAFDPLDWTPTWTQADLAARGYTPLGPVPAGETATPVTLAAANGPQYWLGFRNYYAITRYNNSKMYAMAVWQLSEAIAGRALPPA; encoded by the coding sequence ATGATCCGACGTGCTCTTGCCTGCTTGCTCACGCTTGGCCTGGTCGCCTGTGCGACCCAGCCCAAGCCCTCGACTCCTCTGGAACAGACCGCCCAGCAGCCCGCGTCCACGCGGCCGCCGCTGCCGGTGCCTGGTTCGAAACCGGCCGAGACTGCGGTCGAGCAGCGTGCCGATGCCAGGCTGCTGGACCTGACGCCGGTGCCGTTCGAGGTGTCGCGCGCCAACTTCATCCGCGACACGGCCACGCGCTTCAACCTGGATCCGGCCTGGATCGAAGCCACCCTGGCCCGCGCCAACTGGCGCGAGGACACCCTCAAGCTGATGTCCAAGCCGGCCGAGCGCACCATTGGCTGGAACGAATACCGCCCGCGCTTCATCACCGATGCGCGCATCGGTGCCGGCCAGAAATTCCTGGCCACGCACCGCGCCGAGCTGACCCGCGTGCAGGAGCGCACCGGCGTGCCGGCCGAGATCATCGTCGCGATCCTGGGCGTGGAAACCAGCTACGGCGGCTATACCGGCAAGACCCCGGTCATCGATGCGCTGTACACACTGGCGTTCCGCTATCCGCGCACCGGCGATCCGGCACGCGCGCAGTACGAGGCGCGGCGCGAGCTGTTCTTCCGCGATGAGCTTGCCCAGCTGTTCGCCTTGTCGAAGGAACAGAACCTGGACCTGACCACGCTGACCGGCAGCTATGCCGGCGCGATGGGCCTGGGCCAGTTCATGCCGTCCAGCTACCGCGATTTCGGCGTGGATGGCGATGGCGACGGGCGGATCAACCTGCTCACCGATTTCGACGACATCTTCTCCTCGGTCGCCAACTACTTCGTCAAGAAGGGCGGCGCCTACGGTTGGGAGCGCGGCGGTCCGGTCGCGGTGCAGGCCACGCTGGCGCCGGGCAGGGAGGCGTTCGATCCGCTGGACTGGACGCCCACCTGGACCCAGGCCGATCTGGCCGCGCGCGGCTACACGCCGCTGGGCCCCGTGCCGGCCGGTGAAACCGCAACGCCGGTGACGCTGGCGGCGGCCAACGGCCCGCAGTACTGGCTGGGTTTCCGCAACTACTACGCGATCACCCGCTACAACAACTCCAAGATGTACGCGATGGCCGTGTGGCAGCTGTCCGAAGCCATCGCCGGCCGGGCGTTGCCGCCGGCATGA
- a CDS encoding septal ring lytic transglycosylase RlpA family protein has translation MKTWLLLLVVITLAACSSTPRKAARPGDAIVSVPKGAQAPGAVAAGCHGRYAPAQEDLSTRGNYTAGGLYKPGVSDSTPTDVPDVDCIAEPRIASEPLSDYGNKSPYTVLGKNYKVLDTAADYDEKGLASYYGQKFHGRKTSNHEVYDMYQFTAAHKTLPLPSFALVTNLDNGKDVIVRINDRGPFHDGRVIDLSYAAAVKLGITARGTGRVEVKALHPDDPKLSKLLAGRNTGASRVATTVATGVPTTIATGKPAAVKPSGMDQLVGGLPAKAATPTAAVPATATPTAPTIAAAGAKAGPGDPSLRYHVNPNSREPASADRFEAWMQTQGVHVATGKPATLVARTAPAGAAAGTASATVPAIATAPAAKPAVAPARTPEVTSGGYGEAAMAVLLQVASFASRDNAEKAVARLVAAGISTASLSDVLAGGRTLWRVRVGAADNAGADALASRIAGLGFSRPQVVRE, from the coding sequence ATGAAGACCTGGCTGCTCCTGCTGGTCGTGATCACCCTGGCTGCGTGCAGCAGCACGCCGCGCAAAGCCGCCAGGCCCGGTGATGCCATCGTGTCCGTGCCCAAGGGTGCGCAGGCACCGGGCGCGGTCGCTGCTGGCTGCCATGGCCGTTACGCCCCGGCGCAGGAAGACCTTTCCACGCGCGGCAACTACACCGCCGGAGGGCTGTACAAGCCGGGTGTGTCCGACAGCACGCCCACCGATGTACCGGACGTGGACTGCATTGCCGAACCGCGGATTGCGTCCGAGCCGCTGTCCGACTATGGCAACAAGTCGCCGTATACCGTGCTGGGCAAAAACTACAAGGTGCTGGATACCGCCGCCGATTACGACGAGAAAGGCCTGGCTTCGTACTACGGGCAGAAATTCCATGGCCGCAAGACCTCCAACCACGAGGTCTACGACATGTACCAGTTCACCGCCGCGCACAAGACGCTGCCGCTGCCCAGCTTCGCGCTGGTCACCAACCTGGACAACGGCAAGGACGTGATCGTGCGGATCAACGACCGTGGCCCGTTCCACGACGGCCGCGTCATCGACCTGAGCTACGCCGCCGCGGTCAAGCTGGGCATCACCGCGCGCGGTACCGGCCGGGTCGAAGTGAAGGCGCTGCACCCGGACGATCCCAAGCTGTCCAAGCTGCTGGCGGGCCGCAACACCGGTGCCAGCCGGGTGGCCACCACGGTCGCCACCGGCGTGCCGACCACGATTGCGACCGGCAAGCCGGCGGCGGTCAAGCCGTCGGGCATGGACCAGCTGGTGGGTGGATTGCCGGCCAAGGCCGCAACGCCGACCGCCGCTGTGCCTGCGACCGCCACGCCGACTGCGCCCACCATCGCGGCAGCCGGCGCCAAGGCTGGTCCCGGCGATCCTTCGCTGCGCTATCACGTGAATCCCAATAGCAGGGAGCCGGCCAGCGCTGATCGCTTCGAGGCCTGGATGCAGACTCAGGGCGTGCACGTGGCGACCGGCAAACCGGCGACCCTGGTGGCCAGGACTGCCCCGGCGGGCGCCGCTGCCGGCACTGCATCGGCCACCGTTCCGGCGATCGCGACAGCACCGGCCGCCAAGCCTGCCGTCGCGCCCGCGCGCACGCCAGAGGTCACCAGCGGTGGTTACGGTGAAGCGGCCATGGCCGTGCTGCTGCAGGTGGCCAGCTTCGCCAGCCGTGACAATGCCGAAAAGGCCGTGGCCAGGCTGGTCGCGGCCGGGATTTCCACCGCTTCGCTGAGCGATGTGCTCGCCGGTGGTCGCACCCTGTGGCGCGTGCGGGTCGGTGCAGCGGACAATGCCGGGGCCGACGCGCTGGCTTCGCGCATCGCCGGCCTGGGGTTTTCGCGCCCGCAGGTCGTGCGCGAGTGA
- a CDS encoding D-alanyl-D-alanine carboxypeptidase family protein — translation MKFRFAFAALATAAFGVAIAQTPPPDASTAPPPEVQIPDAPAPAVSKAWIVMDAASGQVLAGQNINEHLAPASMTKVMTSYVLAAELKNGKIKRDDQVMMTERAWREGGAGTDGSFSGFPVNQTARLEDMEKGMVVQSGNDAAIALAEHTAGSEEAFVQLMNAYAQRIGMKDSHFADVHGLAADGHYSSAYDMALLGRALIRDYPDTYAYNKIKEMTVNGITQPNRNLLLWRDASVDGIKTGHTSQAGYCIMNSAVRGDQRLITVIMGDVSEKQRANDSLALLNWGFRFFETHRLYEPGKVLATQKVWKGATQQVQLGVAAPLLVGVPRGKYEQLKPTMDVAKQLVAPIKKGQQVGTVKVNLDGKTIAQAPLVAIDGVEEGGFFRRLWDAFWMWWESV, via the coding sequence ATGAAGTTCCGTTTCGCCTTCGCTGCCCTGGCAACCGCCGCCTTCGGCGTGGCCATTGCCCAGACGCCGCCGCCGGATGCGAGCACCGCGCCGCCGCCCGAAGTGCAGATCCCCGACGCGCCGGCACCGGCGGTGTCCAAGGCTTGGATCGTCATGGACGCGGCCAGCGGCCAGGTCCTGGCGGGCCAGAACATCAACGAGCACCTGGCCCCGGCCAGCATGACCAAGGTGATGACCTCCTACGTGCTGGCCGCCGAGCTGAAGAACGGCAAGATCAAGCGCGACGACCAGGTGATGATGACCGAGCGCGCCTGGCGCGAGGGCGGCGCCGGCACCGACGGCAGCTTCAGCGGCTTCCCGGTCAACCAGACCGCGCGCCTGGAAGACATGGAAAAAGGCATGGTGGTGCAGTCGGGCAACGACGCGGCCATCGCCCTGGCCGAGCACACCGCCGGCAGCGAGGAAGCCTTCGTCCAGCTGATGAACGCCTATGCCCAGCGCATCGGCATGAAGGATTCGCACTTTGCCGACGTGCACGGCCTGGCCGCCGACGGCCACTACTCCAGCGCCTACGACATGGCGCTGCTGGGCCGCGCGCTGATCCGTGATTACCCGGATACCTACGCCTACAACAAGATCAAGGAAATGACGGTCAACGGCATCACCCAGCCGAACCGCAACCTGCTGCTGTGGCGCGACGCGAGCGTGGACGGCATCAAGACCGGCCATACCTCGCAGGCTGGCTACTGCATCATGAATTCGGCCGTGCGCGGCGACCAGCGCCTGATCACCGTGATCATGGGTGACGTGTCCGAAAAACAGCGCGCCAACGATTCGCTGGCACTGCTGAACTGGGGTTTCCGCTTCTTCGAAACCCACCGCCTGTACGAGCCGGGCAAGGTCCTGGCCACGCAGAAGGTGTGGAAGGGCGCGACCCAGCAGGTCCAGCTGGGCGTGGCCGCGCCGCTGCTGGTCGGCGTGCCGCGTGGCAAGTACGAACAGCTCAAGCCGACCATGGACGTGGCCAAGCAGCTGGTGGCGCCGATCAAGAAGGGCCAGCAGGTCGGCACGGTCAAGGTGAACCTGGATGGCAAGACCATCGCCCAGGCGCCGCTGGTGGCGATTGATGGCGTGGAAGAGGGTGGCTTCTTCCGCCGCCTGTGGGACGCCTTCTGGATGTGGTGGGAATCGGTCTGA
- a CDS encoding DUF493 family protein, with translation MDISSDNPDHGFQFPGTFELSAMGTAGIALETELPRLLTAAGINVLEERVSWKHSSNGKYVSVRIAFHAEDRAQYDAAHEALRDHPEVKWTI, from the coding sequence ATGGATATCTCTTCTGACAACCCCGATCACGGCTTCCAGTTCCCCGGCACCTTCGAGCTCAGCGCCATGGGCACGGCCGGCATCGCGCTGGAAACCGAACTTCCGCGCCTGCTGACCGCCGCCGGCATCAACGTGCTGGAAGAGCGCGTCAGCTGGAAGCATTCGTCCAATGGCAAGTACGTCTCGGTGCGCATCGCCTTCCACGCCGAAGACCGCGCCCAGTACGATGCCGCGCACGAAGCCCTGCGCGACCACCCGGAAGTGAAGTGGACGATCTGA
- the lipB gene encoding lipoyl(octanoyl) transferase LipB, translating to MPDAEAAVARAPLPASVHDLGRQPYEPVWRAMQRFTDARDESKPDALWVVEHDPVFTLGQAGKPEHVLAAGDIPVIHVDRGGQVTYHGPGQLVVYPLLDLKRLKIGVRDYVCLIEQAIIDTCAEWNITAERKDGAPGVYVAGAKIGALGIRVRRGCTFHGLSFNIAMDLEPFQRINPCGYQGLQTIALSDLGGPASIETVKTVLLEKIAALFKLELTRVDGLPDALRAGE from the coding sequence CTGCCGGACGCCGAGGCTGCCGTCGCGCGCGCGCCGCTTCCAGCCAGCGTGCACGACCTGGGGCGCCAGCCGTACGAACCGGTCTGGCGTGCCATGCAGCGCTTCACCGATGCGCGCGACGAATCCAAGCCCGACGCGTTGTGGGTGGTGGAACATGATCCGGTCTTCACCCTGGGCCAGGCCGGCAAGCCCGAGCACGTGCTGGCCGCTGGCGACATCCCGGTGATCCACGTCGACCGCGGCGGCCAGGTGACCTATCACGGCCCCGGCCAGCTGGTGGTGTATCCGCTGCTGGACCTCAAGCGCCTGAAGATCGGCGTACGCGACTACGTCTGCCTGATCGAACAGGCCATCATCGATACCTGCGCCGAGTGGAACATCACCGCCGAGCGCAAGGACGGCGCGCCGGGCGTGTACGTGGCCGGTGCCAAGATCGGCGCGCTCGGCATCCGCGTGCGTCGCGGCTGCACCTTCCATGGCCTGAGCTTCAATATCGCCATGGATCTGGAGCCGTTCCAGCGCATCAATCCCTGCGGTTACCAAGGCCTGCAGACCATCGCGCTGTCCGACCTGGGCGGACCGGCGTCGATCGAGACGGTGAAGACGGTGCTGCTGGAGAAGATCGCAGCGTTGTTCAAGCTGGAACTAACCCGGGTCGATGGACTGCCGGACGCGCTGCGGGCGGGCGAATAG
- the glnE gene encoding bifunctional [glutamate--ammonia ligase]-adenylyl-L-tyrosine phosphorylase/[glutamate--ammonia-ligase] adenylyltransferase: protein MTSVPDPIAKALRRLRDASPEIAQALAASEVEAQLACLAQASDFAIDTLCRQPALLAHLLKDASRALEVPMLSATSPEQWPALLRGYRTAESTRLIWRDVVEGADVDEILAGSTRLAEVCLQAGLAALEGEFVAKHGQVRDAEGQVVRLVVFGLGKLGGGELNFSSDVDLVYAFAAQGESDGPRPLAAEEYFARLGQRLARLLDEMTPDGFSHRVDLRLRPYGTAGRVALSFAGMDRYFQQEGRDWERYAWLKARAVAGDIEAGEAWLQTLRPFVYRRYLDFTALDGLRAMKAMITAEVARREMADDIKRGAGGIREIEFLAQALQLVHGGRDARLRQRGLRAALAALVEARLLSAPVADGLRTAYRFLRVLENRLQMLRDAQTHTLPDNADDAARIAASLDFSDIAALRAALQVQRDVVSAAFAPLMAAPEKAQDSSELAPFQRMLDSRDAEDALAEAGFADAAQANTRLRDFLKAPGVAALSDVARARLDRVLPAVLQAASLSAQPDAALQRSLALLQSILRRASYLALLDEAPRALARLVDVVARSAWLAERVAQYPLLLDELLDARAAGPLPDRAAMATACNAALNELDPELALRRLNETRLAFGFRIALAALDVRQPADDSSRQLAWLADAVCSVVLRMARTAVEDAHGHVADGQFALVGYGSLGGEEMGFGSDLDLVFLFRAPADAMSDGARALDAARWHLRLAQKVVALLETMTSAGRLFAVDVRLRPDGAKGLLVTSLDSYTDYQRHRAWTWEHQALVRARAVAGDAALLDAFEQTRAQTLATERDPDKLREDVLHMRSRMRAELDRSTAGRFDLKQGAGGLVDLEFLLQALVLGHGARQPALLAPRNTRALLQAMVEASLLMPAVAAQLVNAHTTLLAAGLSCTLDRRPRLTQPTPEILQARADVTAACEAGGLAFVAGRDEAL, encoded by the coding sequence ATGACCAGTGTGCCAGACCCCATTGCCAAGGCCCTGCGCAGATTGCGCGACGCGTCGCCGGAGATCGCGCAGGCGCTCGCCGCGTCCGAGGTTGAAGCGCAGCTCGCGTGTTTGGCGCAGGCCAGCGACTTCGCCATCGATACGCTGTGCCGCCAGCCCGCCCTGCTCGCGCACCTGTTGAAAGACGCCAGCCGCGCGCTTGAAGTGCCGATGCTGTCGGCGACATCGCCCGAGCAGTGGCCCGCGCTGCTGCGTGGCTACCGCACCGCTGAATCCACCCGCCTGATCTGGCGCGACGTGGTCGAGGGCGCCGATGTCGATGAAATCCTGGCGGGCAGCACGCGCCTGGCCGAGGTCTGCCTGCAGGCCGGGCTGGCGGCGCTGGAAGGCGAGTTCGTCGCCAAGCATGGACAGGTCCGCGATGCCGAAGGCCAGGTCGTGCGGCTGGTGGTGTTCGGCCTGGGCAAGCTCGGCGGCGGCGAGCTGAATTTCTCGTCGGACGTGGACCTGGTCTACGCGTTTGCAGCGCAGGGCGAGTCCGATGGCCCGCGGCCGCTGGCGGCCGAGGAGTATTTCGCGCGGCTGGGCCAGCGCCTGGCACGCCTGCTGGATGAAATGACCCCCGATGGTTTCAGCCATCGCGTTGACCTGCGCCTGCGCCCTTACGGTACCGCCGGGCGCGTGGCGCTGTCGTTCGCGGGCATGGATCGCTACTTCCAGCAGGAAGGCCGCGACTGGGAGCGCTATGCCTGGCTCAAGGCGCGTGCAGTGGCAGGGGATATCGAGGCGGGTGAAGCGTGGCTGCAGACGCTGCGCCCGTTCGTCTACCGGCGCTACCTGGACTTCACCGCACTCGATGGCCTGCGGGCGATGAAGGCGATGATCACGGCCGAAGTCGCGCGTCGCGAAATGGCCGATGACATCAAGCGCGGTGCGGGCGGGATTCGCGAGATCGAGTTCCTTGCCCAGGCCTTGCAGCTGGTCCACGGCGGCCGCGATGCGCGCCTGCGCCAGCGCGGCTTGCGCGCGGCACTGGCGGCGCTGGTGGAAGCACGGCTGCTGTCAGCCCCGGTGGCTGATGGATTGCGCACGGCGTACCGCTTCCTGCGCGTGCTGGAGAATCGCCTGCAGATGCTGCGTGACGCGCAGACCCACACGCTGCCCGACAACGCGGACGATGCGGCGCGGATCGCGGCCTCGCTGGATTTTTCCGATATTGCGGCGCTGCGCGCTGCCCTGCAGGTGCAGCGCGATGTCGTGTCCGCGGCGTTCGCACCGCTGATGGCTGCGCCGGAGAAGGCGCAGGACAGCAGCGAACTGGCACCGTTCCAGCGGATGCTCGACAGTCGCGATGCGGAAGACGCGCTGGCCGAAGCCGGGTTCGCCGATGCCGCGCAGGCCAACACGCGACTGCGTGATTTCCTCAAGGCACCGGGGGTGGCTGCGCTGTCCGACGTGGCGCGTGCGCGGCTGGATCGGGTTCTGCCTGCGGTGCTGCAGGCCGCGTCCTTGTCCGCCCAGCCCGATGCGGCCCTGCAGCGCAGCCTAGCCTTGCTGCAGTCCATCCTGCGCCGCGCGAGCTACCTGGCGCTGCTGGATGAGGCGCCGCGCGCGCTGGCGCGCCTGGTGGACGTGGTCGCGCGCAGCGCCTGGCTGGCCGAACGGGTCGCGCAATATCCGCTGCTGCTCGACGAACTGCTGGATGCGCGTGCGGCGGGTCCGTTGCCGGATCGCGCGGCGATGGCGACGGCATGCAATGCAGCCTTGAACGAACTCGACCCGGAGCTGGCCCTGCGCCGGCTCAATGAAACACGCCTGGCGTTCGGCTTCCGCATCGCGCTGGCGGCGCTGGACGTGCGCCAGCCCGCGGACGATTCGTCGCGGCAACTGGCCTGGCTGGCCGATGCGGTCTGCAGCGTGGTGCTGCGCATGGCGCGCACCGCGGTGGAGGACGCGCATGGACATGTCGCCGATGGCCAGTTCGCGCTGGTCGGTTACGGCAGCCTGGGCGGCGAGGAAATGGGCTTCGGCTCGGACCTGGACCTGGTGTTCCTGTTCCGTGCGCCGGCCGATGCGATGTCCGATGGTGCGCGTGCACTGGATGCCGCGCGCTGGCATCTGCGCCTGGCCCAGAAGGTCGTGGCCTTGCTGGAAACCATGACCAGTGCCGGGCGCCTGTTCGCCGTGGACGTGCGCCTGCGCCCGGACGGTGCCAAGGGCCTGCTGGTGACTTCGCTGGACAGCTACACCGACTACCAGCGTCATCGCGCCTGGACCTGGGAACACCAGGCGCTGGTGCGCGCGCGTGCCGTTGCCGGCGATGCGGCATTGCTAGACGCCTTCGAGCAGACCCGCGCGCAGACGCTGGCGACCGAGCGCGACCCGGACAAGCTGCGCGAGGACGTGCTGCACATGCGCAGCCGCATGCGGGCCGAACTCGACCGCAGCACCGCCGGCCGCTTCGACCTGAAGCAGGGCGCGGGCGGCCTGGTCGATCTGGAATTCCTGCTGCAGGCGCTGGTGCTCGGGCATGGCGCCCGGCAACCGGCACTGCTGGCGCCGCGCAACACGCGCGCGCTGCTGCAGGCGATGGTCGAAGCATCGCTGCTGATGCCCGCGGTGGCCGCGCAGCTGGTCAATGCCCACACCACGCTGCTGGCCGCCGGCCTGTCGTGCACGCTGGACCGCCGTCCGCGCCTGACGCAGCCGACGCCGGAGATCCTGCAGGCGCGGGCCGATGTCACCGCCGCGTGCGAAGCCGGTGGCCTTGCGTTCGTCGCAGGACGTGACGAAGCCCTTTGA